The Leptospira ellinghausenii genome contains the following window.
TGGATCCACAGGACGCGAATACACACAATACTATGTAGTTGCCATCAAAAACCAAGCAGAGCTTGCGTTTGAAATTTTATCTGATATGCTCTTTCGCCCTCTCTTTCGAAAGGAAGACATCCAAACCGAGAAAGGTGTCATCATGGAAGAGATGCGTTCGTATGAAGATGCACCTGATGATTTTGTTTATGACTATTACTTTCGCAATATCTTTGGGAAGTCACCTTACGGGCGTGATATCATTGGAACTAAAAAATCCGTCACTGGAGTCACAGAAAAGTCCATTCGGACTTTTTTCGAAAAACATTATTTCCCAAAGAATATGGTGATTTCTGTTTCGGGAAATTTTACTTGGGAGAAAGTCCTTGATCTCACAAATAAATATTTTTCTTTTGAAAATCCCAAAGGAAAAATCCCAACAGAACTCATCATTCCAGCACCTAAAAAAAATTATTCGAAACATTTGGAACGCCGTAAAATTGAGCAGTTCCATATCATGCTTGGTGTGAATGGAAAAAAAAGAGACTACCGAACTGTTACTGTTTCAGGTCTTATTTCCACCATCCTCGGTGGCGGTATGGCATCTCGGCTTTTCCAAAACATCCGTGAAAAAGAAGGGCTTTGTTATAGCATTTACAGTTTTCCCTCTTATTACAAAACTACAGGACTTTTTTCGATCTCCTCTGCTACTTCGAAAGAAAAAGCCGCACGATGTGTGGAACTGATTCTAAAAGAATTGGAAACGATCACAAAACATGGTTTTACCAAGTCGGAACTTGCGGATGCCAAATCCAATCAAATGGGTTCGATAGCGATTGGGTATGAACTCCCTGAAAACCGAATGAATAATATTGGATTACAAGAAATATATTACGGAACCTATTTTTCGTTAGAAGACCGAATGAAGGCAATTAAATCAGTCACCTTAGATGAAATCAATCTTGCCGCCAAAGAAATGTTTGGTTTGGACAAAGTCCATTTGTCTTGTGTGGGAGATATGACAGAAACCCAATTTGCCAAAATCCCTGTGCAGTTTGGTGGTTAGATTCATAAAAGGAACTCGATGCAAAATCCTCTGATCCAAATCCAAATCCTACGAGAAGGGGCAGTTGTCCCTGAATACAAAACTTCTGGTTCTGCGGGCATGGACCTTTCTGCCTGTATCAAAGAAAACCTTCTCCTTCCCAAAGGAGAAGTTGTATTTGTTCCGACTGGACTTGCCATGGCGATCCCTGAGGGGTATGAAGGCCAAATCCGTCCTCGGAGTGGGTTTTCCACAAAACAAAGAATTTTGATGCCCAATAGCCCAGGCACCATTGACTCCGATTACCGGGGAGAGATCCTCATCCCACTTCTGAATCTGAGTGGATCCGATTTCCTTTTAGAGCCCGGGACACGTGTTGCCCAAATGGTGATCCAAGCTGTCGTGAAATTTCCGATCCAAGTGGTCACGGAACTCGGTTCTACAGAACGTGGGACGGGTGGGTTTGGGAGTACAGGAAAATAAGACATAATCATAAAAAAAGACACTTAGCTTTTTTAAAAGGATTCCGATAGAAGCTGTAGAGGTGCCTTTTTATGATGCGATCCCTTTGGACCGGTGCTACCGGGATGATTGCCCAACAATTTCATATTGATACCGTTGCCAATAACTTAGCCAACGTGAACACCACAGGTTTCAAAAAGAACCGCGTGGACTTCGAAGACTTAGTTTACCAACACCAAGTACTTGCGGGAACTCCAGCTACCTCTGTTTCCGAAATCCCAACTGGTGTGAATGTGGGTCATGGTGTGAAAGTCGCCGCCACACAGAAGTTATTCGAAATTGGTTCTTTCCAAGCTACTGGAAATAAATTAGATCTAGCTCTTACAGGGGAGATGGCATTTTTTAAAATCCAAATGCCAGATGGAACCTTTTCTTATTCCAGAGACGGATCCTTTAAAATTGATTCTAACCAACAAGTGGTGACATCAAACGGGTATTTACTCGAACCACCCATCATCCTTCCCGAAAATGCGATCTTAAATACGCTCATGGTTTCTGAAGAAGGGGAAGTCACTGTGAAAATCGGGAATGACATTCGCCCCACTACCATCGGGCAATTGGAACTTTACCGTTTTGTAAACCCTGCAGGGCTCCAAGCAGTGGGAAAAAACTTATTCCGAGAAACCGTTGCCTCGGGGCAAGAAATTCCAGGAATGCCTTCCCAAGAAGGGTATGGAAGTGTGTTACAAGGTTTCTTAGAAATGAGTAACGTTAAAATCGTTGAAGAGATGGTGAATATGATTGTGGCACAAAGGGCATACGAATCCAATTCCAAAACCATCCAAACCTCGGATAACATGCTTTCTACGGCGATTGGTTTAAAACGTTAATGAAAATTTGGATCTCCATCCTTCTTAGTTTGGTGTTATGTTTGCCGTTATTTGCAAACAAAGATGACAACCGACTCTATCTCAAACCAAAAACCATTGTGGGTATGGGTGAGGTACGATTGTCTGAATTTACCAACTGGAAAGGGAATTGGAATCCAATTGTGTTTCGTAATGTAAAAACACCGATCCTCCTCAGTCCTGAATCTCTCTCGGATATGATCACAACTCTTTATACCAAGGAATTTGGAGAAGGGATATCGTTCCAAGTGATGGGCAAAGAAGGGATTCTCCTTCCGAAAACTTCCAATGTATCCAAAACAGAATTAGAAGAGTCTCTCTGGAAAGCTCTCTCAGTTGCGAGCCAAAATGGTTTAGGTGAAATGGGAGAAAACTTTAGGATCCAATCTGAAAAGGAATCCTTTCCCATCATTTCAGGAACCTCTCCCGTATGGCGTAGTCTTGGCCGTTCCCTCCATGCTGGAAAACGTTTGTTTCCTTTGGATTTTTACTTCGAAGGAAAACTGGTTCATTCGGAATCCGTTCCCTTCCTCATTGAAGAAAAGAAAAAAGCATACTTCACGACTAAAGAAATTCCTGCGAAAACGGTTTTAACAGAAAACGATGTAGAACTTCGCAGTTTTTTTTCTGCAGATTCATTCCGAGAATTCACTGAGGAAAACCCGGTGGGTAAAACGGCTCTCAATGGATTTTTGCCAGACACTGCCATTGAAAAAAAACAAGTGCGCACACTCCATACCATCGAACGTGGCCAAGAAGTGGAACTTGTTTACACGATTGGAAATCTATTATTAAAAATCAAAACAAGAGCTCTTGCTTCAGGCAATAAGGGTGAAGAAATTCCACTCCTCAATTTGGCTTCCCAAAAGACCATTCGAGCACGTGTACAAAACGAAGGTGTATGCCTTTTGGAAGAGAGATAAGAGATGTTTGATTTAAAATCCAATTCCATATCTGCAAAATGGAAAACAGTCGTGAAACTCAGTCCTTCCTTTTTTGTTTTTCGATCTCTTTGGAAACATCCTTTGACACAGTGTTTTGTTATCTTTTTTTGTTTTATGATCACATTCTACTGTGAGTATCCAGTTTCGTTGTCTTCCCTAACATTGTCTCCTACCTTACATGCGGAATCTTTATGGAAGGACAAAGACCCGTATTCGTATCCCAAAACCATCCAACCAGGAACCGTTGTGAAAGTGGTTTTAAAAAACGGACTTCGAGTGGAATATGAATCGGAATACAAAGCCACATTTGATAATGATATCAAAACCGTACCTGATAAAAAATTAGTCCCAGACTTACCCAATTACACAGCTAACTCGACCTATATGCGTTCAAAAGTGGGAAAATCGAAATCCCAAGGAAAGGTAGTGGGTGTTATGGCTGTCCTTGTGACTGGGATTGATCCAGGTACTGGCAATTTAGAATTAGAAGGCAGTCGTGTGTTTAATCTTTCGGAAGAGAGAATTAACCTTCGTTTATCAGGTACGATTTCACCAGAAGACCTAGATAAAAATCGTTTCATTGCGAGTGACCTCATCGCCAATTTGCGTGTGGAATACCAAGGTACTCTCAATCCCAAAGAACTAGGTGATCCCAATATCCAAATGAAGCGGATTACAAATCCAGACGGATCTGTGACAGAAAAAGCAGAACTTTCAGACAAAGAAAAACAAGAAATCATCTTAAAAAACATCAAACGACTCTTAGGTGAAAGTGAGTAATCCATTATGAATCGAAACTACAAAATGAATCAAACTTTCACAGATATGGAATTTGTCACTTGTACAAACTTGAAGTCTACGAATCCTCAACTGATTCGAACAAGGGGAGTTTCGATATTTCTTTTCTTATTTTCTTTCTTTTGTCTCAACAGTTCCCTTTTTGCCGTGGAAACAAGACTAAAGGATTTGGTTCGGATTGATGCGGTTCGGGAAAACCAACTGACAGGATTTGGTCTTGTGGTAGGACTGAATGGAACAGGGGATACCAAAAACCCTTTAACAGAAGAAGCACTCCAAAACTACCTCGCAGGTCTTGGGGTGAATACCAAAAAGAATTTGCGAGATGCGAAAAACACTGCATCCGTACTCATCACTGCCAATGTCCCTGTGAATTTAAAAGAAGGGGATAAAATTGATGTTGTTGTATCCTCTCTTGGTGATGCCCGTTCTCTAGAAGGTGGAGTATTACTCCAATCTCCACTGAAAGCTGGTAATGGAGAAACAATTGCAGTTGCTTCTGGTGTACTTGTGTTTGGTGGTAAAGAAAAGAAGAGAGGCGCTGATAAAAAATCTGGTTCGAACACGGCGCTTGTTCCTTTTGGAGCCATTATGGAGAAGTCCATCCCGAATGCTCCCATCACCAAATCAGTGAAACTCACATTACTAGAGAAGGATTATACCACTATGGGTGCCATTGTGGACACCATCACCTCTGAATTGTCTGTAGTTCCTGAAGTGGTGTCACCAACAGAAATATTGGTTCCACTTCCCATGGCAAAAGACACGACTGGTCCGAATGGGGAATTGGTGACAGGTGCACCAAAATTAGATCTAACCTTTTTATCCAAATTAGAAAACCTAACCATCAACTCATCTCCCGTGGCGAGGGTAGTCATCAATGAACGAACAGGAACCATCGTAATGGGAGCAAACATTGCCATTGATGAAGTGGCCATTTCGCAACAAGGACTAACTATCCAAATCGCAAACAGAGACAAAGCACGGTATTTTTTCCCCATCCAAGATGATGGAAAGGGTGAGTCTGTATTTGTTCTGAAGGAAACGACCCAGGTTTCGGATGTGGTAGGTGCCTTAAATAAAGTGGGAGCTTCCACAAAGGATATCATCTCCATTTTGGAAGCCTTAAAAAAACAAGGGGCATTAAAAGCAGAACTTGTGATCCAGTAATTGGAAATTTTGCCGATACTTTTAGTAGACATAATATATGGACATTCATAAAATCCAAGATTACTCGGGAAGACTTAGCCGATCCAAAGACGAAACCATCCTAAATCGGATGAAGTCGTTATCTGACCCCCAAGGGAAAGAAACAAACCGAAAAACTAGTTCGGAATTCCAAAATTTACTCGAGACCCATGAAGAACTCATGGGAAAGGTGAGTTCCTCGTCTTTAAAAGTACCTCAAAACATACGTGAGGAGATCACTGCCGATCCTTATCGTAAAAAATTATATGATGCCTCTGTGGAATTTGAATCTGTATTTGTGAAGATGATGTTAAAGGAAATGAAAAACACCATTCATAAAGAAAAACTCATCGATGGTGGGTATGCAGAGGAAATTTTCGAAGATATGCTTTATGATGAGTATGCCAAGAATATCTCACAAAACGAATCGATGGGTTTGGCAGAAGAGATCTACAAACAAATGTCTGCGTCTCTTCCACCAGTGAAATCAAAACCGTATCTTTAAATCCAATTCGAAAAAGAAGTTTTTCGAAGTTCTTCCTTCCACTTATCTTCCAATTGGGTGAGACTGTCGTTTAGTTTTGGCGACAAACTTGCCCTTTCTTTGGGTGCACCAAGTTTAAAACTAGAAGTGTCTTCATACACTGAAACCAAATTGATTTGTTCCTTTAATTTCGTGGGTGTAATGCGTTTATCTTCCGTGATTTGGATTAAATTAGCTTCCGTTAATTTGTCTAATATTTGGTTTAATTCCTTTTCAGGTAAAACTAGTGACTTACGTAACTGTGCAAGTTTGAGGAGTTCACCTTGGTTCTGTTGGTGAGAATAGGTAAGTGTTAACACTTGTAGAATTTTATAAAATTCAAAGGAAAGTGTGCCATCAATATCGTCAAACGGATGTTTGGGAAGTAAGTATCGATCAGGGAATTGTAGGGTTGCTGTCACTTCTGCTCCATACAGGATGATGAGAGAAATGGAATAAATTGCAAGTAAGGTGATAGGGATTGCTGCCAATGCTTTATAGACTAACATTGTTTTTTCGGTAAAAGAAGTTAGGTAAATATTGATAAACCCCCAAAAAAACAATATGAGAATCACACCTGTAACGGCAGCACCAATCGATGAGGCTCTGAGTGGAACCTTTGTATTCGGAATGATATTAAAAATCAGTAAGAAGAATAACCATAATGCTAACAGTGGTAACAAAAATTGAAAAATGGAATAAAGGGAAAAAAAACGTTTCCCACCTTGGTATTTTTTCCAAATTGTTTGGCCATTCCCATCTTCTTCAACACGAATGATTTTATTAAATTCTCCAACTCCAACGATGCCTAACATTCCTTCATTCGGACTTTCTGCTTCATTTTGGTTTTCGATTTCTATGGGCTCTTCAGAAGTTAATGTATTGGAAACAATGGATGAAACTGCTTCCTTCGATCCAGTATTTTCTAAATTGGAATTTGATTTTTTCTTAGAGAGTAATAACATGTCTAAGATCATTCCTGCTTTTCCTTTATAAGCAACTGACCAATTTTCACCTTCATCTTCTGATAGGAGAATTTCTCCGAGTGAAGTTAAAACAAAGATATCATAGTCTTGTTTTTTCGGAGAAACAAAGACCCAAACACGTTCATAAGAATATTTTCTGTGGCTAAGGTCTGTCCAATTATAGCCACCATCAGTTGTTTTGAAAATCGCACCACTGTCTCCGACTAAAAAACCCACACTTCGATTGAGAAAGGAGATATCGTTTAGAGGTTTGCTAGAGATTTCTTGTGGGAAAAAAGTTGTTCCTCCATCACTGGTTTTCCATAACCTTCCTTCTCTATCTAAAATAAATCCGTCCTTTTCTGAGAAAAATCGAACTCGGATGGGAGTGATCGCTTCATCATGGAATCGTTTGATTTCCTTAAATGGTTTTCCTAAGTCATATCGTAACGTTCTTGTATCTTTGGTTAAAATGTAGAGAGTGTCGAAATCAATGGCACCAAAATCGGAAACTAAAATTCCTTTTAATGCATGCACTTTCCAGGATTTACCCAAATCATTTGAGTATAAAAATGTACCTTCTTCTGAAATGGTAAATAAGTCATTTCCTACGCTTCTGATTCTAAAAAAGTTTTCTTTTCTGATATTGGGCTTTTTGCATGTTCCTGTTTCGACGGTTTCCATATCAATGCAGAGCATATTTTCAAAGTCAATGCTTGCTTCTGGAATGAAGGAAATGGATTTATTTAACTCACGTATGACACCAATATTCCCTTTTTCTCCCGCTACCCAAATTTCTCCATGTTTTGTTGCAACAATTGACTTTAAATGAGGTGACCGAACAGAATCTGAAATTGTGTCTGTAATGTTTTTGCCAACAACGAATAACAAAGGGCCAAACGAAATTAGGAAAAAGTAAAATACAAATTTATTGATAAAATTTCTATGAAAGTCAATTTTCCAAATGATATGGAATGCTTTCTCTAACGAACGTAATACGGCTGTAGCAGAAAAGATAAATACCACAAATCCAACAGCTCCAATTTGCGTTGCTGTGGAGATAATATCTGTAAGTGTCTCTAAATAGGGAGTGATATCGAATTGGATATTGTTTTGGAGCAAGTATGAATTGATTTTATCAACAAGTTCTCCTTGGTTTGTGTGCACCCCTGAAGCGACTGTAATGAGTGCAAGGGCTACTGTTAAAGTTGGAATGAGTGTGACAATTGTCGTATAAGCTAAACTTGAGCCAATGATGAGACAATCATCTTTCATAAAACGATGCACCGATACAAGTAACACTCGTATACCTAGAATGATTTTTTGTTTGATACTAGGTGTTTCCGGAATGGTTGTCAGCCGAACAAGGAGTGGGGTTTTGATTGTGTCGCTCATAAACTGTCCTATTTTTTAAATGCATACAAAACATAACTAGAGGTGAGAGGGAATCCATTCCGTTTCATTTTGGATAAAAAATGATAATAGGAAATGCGAAACCATTTCAGGTAATCTTTCCTAGTTTGGAAGGAACCCCTTACTTTTTTTAGTTTTGCCATCAATGGAAAATCCACACCGAAGTAAGATACGAAACTTCCAAATCCAAGGCGAGTCAATATCTTTTTTAATAGCGTATCAGAGTAATAAAACACGTGCCCTGGCATATAATAATGGTATCCAGATCCTTCTGTTTTTGCCTGCCAACCTTCAAAATTAGCCGTTTGTAGAAGCAGTAACCCACCAGGTTTTAAAATTCTTGTTAGTTCTTGGAAAAATAAGAGCGGATTTTCAATGTGTTCGATCACTTCGACCATCGTGATCACATCAAAACTTTGATTTGGAAAATTTGCCTCATAAAGATTGCCATTGAATGTTGGGATATTATTTTCATTCGCATAACTAGCTGCATATGCGGAAATTTCCACTCCTTGGATGGAGTAACCTTCTTCCCTTGCAACTTCCAAAAATCCACCAAAGGAAGAACCTATGTCTAAAAAATGGCCAGTTGGGCGGAAACGTTTTATGTTTTGGATCCTTGCCTTCCATACAAATCGAAAAAATGGTTTTTGTTCTCGTTCATCGATATATGTGTAATCGGCTTTCCCTTGGTAATACTCTTTTGTGTACAATTCTTTTTGATTAGGTCTCGGTGACAGCGCTTGTAGTTTACAAGTTTGGCATTCTAGAATGGACAAACCTTTGTAATTGCCTTTTGTTTGGTAGAGTGGTTTCCAATTGCACTCACCTTGGAGAGGGCATTCTTTTCGTAGAGAATCCGTCTCATCCATTATTTTTTAGCAAGGAAAAACCAGTGGCAAATTCGTTCCGTGAGTTTTCCGAGGGGTGTTCTCTCTGTATAACCAATTGCAACT
Protein-coding sequences here:
- the flgG gene encoding flagellar basal-body rod protein FlgG, encoding MMRSLWTGATGMIAQQFHIDTVANNLANVNTTGFKKNRVDFEDLVYQHQVLAGTPATSVSEIPTGVNVGHGVKVAATQKLFEIGSFQATGNKLDLALTGEMAFFKIQMPDGTFSYSRDGSFKIDSNQQVVTSNGYLLEPPIILPENAILNTLMVSEEGEVTVKIGNDIRPTTIGQLELYRFVNPAGLQAVGKNLFRETVASGQEIPGMPSQEGYGSVLQGFLEMSNVKIVEEMVNMIVAQRAYESNSKTIQTSDNMLSTAIGLKR
- a CDS encoding flagellar basal body L-ring protein FlgH, which codes for MITFYCEYPVSLSSLTLSPTLHAESLWKDKDPYSYPKTIQPGTVVKVVLKNGLRVEYESEYKATFDNDIKTVPDKKLVPDLPNYTANSTYMRSKVGKSKSQGKVVGVMAVLVTGIDPGTGNLELEGSRVFNLSEERINLRLSGTISPEDLDKNRFIASDLIANLRVEYQGTLNPKELGDPNIQMKRITNPDGSVTEKAELSDKEKQEIILKNIKRLLGESE
- a CDS encoding flagellar basal body P-ring protein FlgI; the protein is MNRNYKMNQTFTDMEFVTCTNLKSTNPQLIRTRGVSIFLFLFSFFCLNSSLFAVETRLKDLVRIDAVRENQLTGFGLVVGLNGTGDTKNPLTEEALQNYLAGLGVNTKKNLRDAKNTASVLITANVPVNLKEGDKIDVVVSSLGDARSLEGGVLLQSPLKAGNGETIAVASGVLVFGGKEKKRGADKKSGSNTALVPFGAIMEKSIPNAPITKSVKLTLLEKDYTTMGAIVDTITSELSVVPEVVSPTEILVPLPMAKDTTGPNGELVTGAPKLDLTFLSKLENLTINSSPVARVVINERTGTIVMGANIAIDEVAISQQGLTIQIANRDKARYFFPIQDDGKGESVFVLKETTQVSDVVGALNKVGASTKDIISILEALKKQGALKAELVIQ
- a CDS encoding M16 family metallopeptidase, which encodes MAPVIECKRTVLPNGLTVLFQPMKHASSMGVGVFLKQGSLAETNSEHGYFHFLEHMLFKDTETRTSKEIAESIERVGGILNGSTGREYTQYYVVAIKNQAELAFEILSDMLFRPLFRKEDIQTEKGVIMEEMRSYEDAPDDFVYDYYFRNIFGKSPYGRDIIGTKKSVTGVTEKSIRTFFEKHYFPKNMVISVSGNFTWEKVLDLTNKYFSFENPKGKIPTELIIPAPKKNYSKHLERRKIEQFHIMLGVNGKKRDYRTVTVSGLISTILGGGMASRLFQNIREKEGLCYSIYSFPSYYKTTGLFSISSATSKEKAARCVELILKELETITKHGFTKSELADAKSNQMGSIAIGYELPENRMNNIGLQEIYYGTYFSLEDRMKAIKSVTLDEINLAAKEMFGLDKVHLSCVGDMTETQFAKIPVQFGG
- a CDS encoding class I SAM-dependent methyltransferase; the protein is MDETDSLRKECPLQGECNWKPLYQTKGNYKGLSILECQTCKLQALSPRPNQKELYTKEYYQGKADYTYIDEREQKPFFRFVWKARIQNIKRFRPTGHFLDIGSSFGGFLEVAREEGYSIQGVEISAYAASYANENNIPTFNGNLYEANFPNQSFDVITMVEVIEHIENPLLFFQELTRILKPGGLLLLQTANFEGWQAKTEGSGYHYYMPGHVFYYSDTLLKKILTRLGFGSFVSYFGVDFPLMAKLKKVRGSFQTRKDYLKWFRISYYHFLSKMKRNGFPLTSSYVLYAFKK
- the flgA gene encoding flagellar basal body P-ring formation chaperone FlgA, which codes for MKIWISILLSLVLCLPLFANKDDNRLYLKPKTIVGMGEVRLSEFTNWKGNWNPIVFRNVKTPILLSPESLSDMITTLYTKEFGEGISFQVMGKEGILLPKTSNVSKTELEESLWKALSVASQNGLGEMGENFRIQSEKESFPIISGTSPVWRSLGRSLHAGKRLFPLDFYFEGKLVHSESVPFLIEEKKKAYFTTKEIPAKTVLTENDVELRSFFSADSFREFTEENPVGKTALNGFLPDTAIEKKQVRTLHTIERGQEVELVYTIGNLLLKIKTRALASGNKGEEIPLLNLASQKTIRARVQNEGVCLLEER
- the dut gene encoding dUTP diphosphatase codes for the protein MQNPLIQIQILREGAVVPEYKTSGSAGMDLSACIKENLLLPKGEVVFVPTGLAMAIPEGYEGQIRPRSGFSTKQRILMPNSPGTIDSDYRGEILIPLLNLSGSDFLLEPGTRVAQMVIQAVVKFPIQVVTELGSTERGTGGFGSTGK
- a CDS encoding YhjD/YihY/BrkB family envelope integrity protein, whose protein sequence is MSDTIKTPLLVRLTTIPETPSIKQKIILGIRVLLVSVHRFMKDDCLIIGSSLAYTTIVTLIPTLTVALALITVASGVHTNQGELVDKINSYLLQNNIQFDITPYLETLTDIISTATQIGAVGFVVFIFSATAVLRSLEKAFHIIWKIDFHRNFINKFVFYFFLISFGPLLFVVGKNITDTISDSVRSPHLKSIVATKHGEIWVAGEKGNIGVIRELNKSISFIPEASIDFENMLCIDMETVETGTCKKPNIRKENFFRIRSVGNDLFTISEEGTFLYSNDLGKSWKVHALKGILVSDFGAIDFDTLYILTKDTRTLRYDLGKPFKEIKRFHDEAITPIRVRFFSEKDGFILDREGRLWKTSDGGTTFFPQEISSKPLNDISFLNRSVGFLVGDSGAIFKTTDGGYNWTDLSHRKYSYERVWVFVSPKKQDYDIFVLTSLGEILLSEDEGENWSVAYKGKAGMILDMLLLSKKKSNSNLENTGSKEAVSSIVSNTLTSEEPIEIENQNEAESPNEGMLGIVGVGEFNKIIRVEEDGNGQTIWKKYQGGKRFFSLYSIFQFLLPLLALWLFFLLIFNIIPNTKVPLRASSIGAAVTGVILILFFWGFINIYLTSFTEKTMLVYKALAAIPITLLAIYSISLIILYGAEVTATLQFPDRYLLPKHPFDDIDGTLSFEFYKILQVLTLTYSHQQNQGELLKLAQLRKSLVLPEKELNQILDKLTEANLIQITEDKRITPTKLKEQINLVSVYEDTSSFKLGAPKERASLSPKLNDSLTQLEDKWKEELRKTSFSNWI
- a CDS encoding rod-binding protein — protein: MDIHKIQDYSGRLSRSKDETILNRMKSLSDPQGKETNRKTSSEFQNLLETHEELMGKVSSSSLKVPQNIREEITADPYRKKLYDASVEFESVFVKMMLKEMKNTIHKEKLIDGGYAEEIFEDMLYDEYAKNISQNESMGLAEEIYKQMSASLPPVKSKPYL